The following proteins are co-located in the Mesorhizobium sp. M1E.F.Ca.ET.045.02.1.1 genome:
- a CDS encoding 2-dehydro-3-deoxy-phosphogluconate aldolase: MTSKTEKLLSLLNGQPVIPVLKIANVADAVPLARALSRGGLRAIEITLRTADALEAIRRVAAEVEDAIVGAGTILDARQFDEAAAAGSKFIVSPGITSQLLDTAKGSPVPLLPGAITPGEIMAAREAGLRFLKFFPAEQSGGIASLKAFASPLADVKFCPTGGITAKNAADYLSLPNVICVGGSWVAPDDLIKAGKWDEIEALAREASKLA; this comes from the coding sequence ATGACCAGCAAGACCGAAAAGCTCCTGTCGCTTCTCAATGGTCAACCTGTCATCCCGGTGCTCAAGATCGCCAATGTCGCCGACGCCGTGCCGCTCGCCCGTGCTCTGTCGCGCGGCGGCTTGAGGGCGATCGAGATTACGCTGCGCACAGCCGACGCCCTGGAAGCGATCCGCCGCGTCGCGGCCGAGGTCGAGGACGCGATCGTTGGCGCCGGCACCATTCTCGATGCCAGGCAATTCGACGAGGCAGCCGCCGCCGGCTCGAAATTCATCGTCAGCCCCGGCATCACCAGCCAGCTTCTGGACACGGCGAAGGGCAGCCCCGTGCCGCTGCTGCCCGGCGCCATCACGCCGGGTGAGATCATGGCCGCGCGCGAAGCCGGTTTGCGCTTCCTGAAATTCTTTCCGGCCGAGCAGTCGGGCGGTATCGCTTCGCTGAAAGCCTTCGCCTCGCCGCTCGCCGACGTGAAGTTCTGCCCGACCGGCGGCATAACGGCAAAGAATGCCGCCGACTATCTCAGCCTGCCCAACGTCATCTGCGTCGGCGGTTCGTGGGTCGCGCCCGACGATCTCATCAAGGCCGGCAAGTGGGATGAGATCGAAGCGCTCGCGCGCGAGGCGAGCAAGCTGGCCTAA
- a CDS encoding rhodanese-related sulfurtransferase, which yields MTTSTDIQPVRVAALYKFARLDGIEALRATLAALCLERGIKGTLLLAHEGINGTVAGSEEAISALIDHLQAIEGLAGLEVKYSAAADMPFHRMKVRLKREIVTMGVDDLDPATSAGTYVAPADWNSLISDADTLVIDTRNAYEVSIGTFKGAVDPKTASFREFPAWVEQHRDELEGRKVAMFCTGGIRCEKATAYVKSLGFGQVFHLKGGILKYLEEVPAEESLWQGECFVFDERVSVSHGLAEGDAELCRACRHPLTVEDRLSPKYVIGISCPHCFEARSEEDRARYAERHRQVELAQARGGRRHIGS from the coding sequence ATGACAACAAGCACGGATATTCAGCCGGTTCGCGTCGCCGCGCTTTACAAGTTTGCCCGGCTCGACGGCATCGAAGCCCTGCGCGCGACGCTTGCCGCCCTTTGCCTCGAGCGCGGCATCAAGGGCACGCTGCTTCTGGCGCATGAGGGCATCAACGGCACGGTCGCCGGCAGCGAGGAAGCGATTTCGGCGCTGATCGACCACCTCCAGGCGATCGAAGGGCTTGCCGGGCTGGAGGTCAAATACAGCGCCGCCGCCGACATGCCGTTCCACCGCATGAAAGTGCGGCTGAAGCGCGAGATCGTCACCATGGGCGTCGACGATCTCGACCCCGCGACCAGCGCCGGCACCTATGTCGCGCCGGCCGACTGGAATTCGCTGATCTCGGACGCCGATACATTGGTGATCGACACGCGCAACGCCTACGAGGTGTCGATCGGCACCTTCAAGGGCGCCGTCGATCCGAAAACCGCCAGCTTTCGCGAGTTCCCGGCCTGGGTCGAGCAGCACCGCGATGAGCTCGAAGGCCGCAAGGTGGCGATGTTCTGCACCGGCGGCATTCGCTGCGAGAAGGCGACGGCCTATGTGAAGTCGCTTGGCTTCGGCCAAGTCTTCCATCTCAAGGGCGGCATCCTGAAATATCTCGAAGAGGTGCCGGCCGAAGAGAGCCTGTGGCAGGGCGAGTGTTTCGTCTTCGACGAGCGGGTTTCCGTGTCGCATGGGCTGGCCGAAGGTGATGCCGAGTTGTGCCGTGCCTGCCGGCATCCGCTCACCGTCGAGGATCGGCTTTCGCCGAAATATGTCATCGGCATCTCATGCCCGCATTGCTTCGAGGCGCGCTCGGAAGAAGACCGCGCCCGCTACGCCGAGCGGCATCGCCAGGTCGAGCTGGCGCAGGCGCGAGGCGGCCGGCGCCATATCGGAAGCTAA
- a CDS encoding tellurite resistance TerB family protein has translation MLDPKKLLDDLLGSQIPGTGSTVRDKAGQAVQMAKDNPLAAGALAAVLLGTGTGRQVTGAAIKLGGLAAIGGLAYKAYQNYKNGAEPAQAPATGEPELLPPPKDTAFDPSQAPQGEAEFTLTLVRAMISAAKADGHVDDEERQKIADKLKLAGIGADAEKFLMAELESPLDLDALVAGAKTDAQKLELYTASRLTIDPDTRTERGYLDLLAGRLGLPDALVDHVEATVSAAKAPA, from the coding sequence ATGCTCGACCCCAAGAAGCTGCTCGACGACCTTCTCGGCTCGCAAATTCCTGGCACGGGATCGACCGTTCGCGACAAGGCGGGGCAGGCGGTGCAGATGGCGAAGGACAATCCGCTCGCCGCCGGCGCGCTGGCCGCGGTGCTGCTCGGCACCGGCACAGGCCGGCAGGTGACGGGCGCCGCCATCAAGCTCGGCGGCTTGGCGGCCATCGGCGGCCTCGCCTACAAGGCCTACCAGAACTATAAGAACGGCGCTGAGCCGGCGCAGGCCCCGGCCACGGGCGAGCCGGAACTGCTGCCGCCGCCCAAGGATACCGCCTTCGACCCCTCGCAGGCGCCGCAAGGCGAGGCCGAGTTCACGCTGACGCTGGTCAGGGCAATGATCTCCGCGGCCAAGGCGGATGGCCATGTCGACGACGAGGAGCGGCAGAAGATCGCCGATAAGCTCAAGCTCGCCGGCATCGGGGCGGATGCGGAGAAGTTCCTGATGGCAGAGCTCGAGAGCCCGCTCGACCTCGACGCGCTGGTCGCCGGCGCCAAGACCGACGCGCAGAAGCTCGAGCTCTACACCGCCTCGCGCCTCACCATCGACCCCGACACCCGCACCGAGCGCGGCTATCTCGATCTGCTCGCCGGCCGGCTCGGCCTGCCGGACGCGCTGGTCGACCATGTCGAGGCGACGGTCTCGGCGGCGAAGGCGCCGGCTTGA
- a CDS encoding SDR family oxidoreductase produces MTEKTAIVTGAGTGIGKSVATTLLQAGWNTVFCGRRKKLLEEAIAEAGKTSAKALAVSCDISKADEVDDMFETVVEAFGRVDLLFNNAGMGYKSTLIDEIPVEVWNDVVGVNLTGSFLCARAAFGVMRRQKPMGGRIINNGSVSAYAPRPGSAPYTATKHAITGLTKTLALDGRPYDIACGQIDIGNALTEMAQPMTVGVPQANGSIAAEAVMDVQRVADAVLHMASLPLDANVLFMTVMATKMPFVGRG; encoded by the coding sequence ATGACAGAGAAAACCGCCATCGTTACCGGCGCCGGCACCGGCATCGGCAAGAGCGTTGCCACGACGCTGCTCCAGGCAGGATGGAACACCGTGTTCTGCGGCCGGCGCAAGAAGCTGCTCGAGGAGGCGATCGCCGAGGCCGGGAAGACGAGCGCCAAAGCGCTCGCAGTCAGTTGCGACATCAGCAAGGCCGACGAAGTCGACGACATGTTCGAGACCGTGGTGGAGGCGTTCGGGCGCGTCGACCTGCTCTTCAACAATGCCGGCATGGGTTACAAGTCGACGCTGATCGACGAGATCCCCGTCGAGGTCTGGAACGATGTCGTGGGCGTCAACCTCACCGGCTCGTTCCTGTGCGCCCGCGCCGCCTTCGGCGTCATGCGCCGGCAAAAGCCGATGGGCGGGCGCATCATCAACAACGGCTCGGTGTCGGCCTATGCGCCGCGCCCGGGCTCGGCGCCCTATACGGCGACCAAGCATGCCATAACCGGCCTGACCAAGACGCTGGCGCTCGACGGCCGGCCCTATGACATCGCCTGCGGCCAGATCGACATCGGCAATGCGTTGACCGAGATGGCGCAGCCGATGACGGTCGGCGTGCCGCAGGCCAATGGCTCCATCGCCGCCGAAGCGGTCATGGATGTCCAGCGCGTCGCCGACGCGGTGCTGCACATGGCGAGCCTGCCGCTCGACGCCAATGTGCTGTTCATGACCGTGATGGCAACGAAGATGCCGTTTGTCGGACGCGGGTAA
- a CDS encoding SHOCT domain-containing protein: protein MQKGLLRSTAAMNVVLALSPGVAWAQASDADRYAYGPGMMWWGGGWMMIFGPLFMILFFVVLVAAVLPLGRWLGGPAVMPPHQPPPGRTALDILKERFARGEIDKNEFEERRRVLGE from the coding sequence ATGCAGAAAGGTCTGCTGAGGTCGACTGCGGCGATGAACGTGGTCTTGGCCCTTTCGCCCGGCGTTGCCTGGGCTCAGGCGTCGGATGCCGACAGGTATGCCTATGGTCCCGGCATGATGTGGTGGGGCGGAGGTTGGATGATGATTTTCGGCCCGTTGTTCATGATCCTCTTTTTTGTCGTGCTGGTAGCCGCCGTCCTGCCGCTCGGTCGCTGGCTGGGCGGGCCGGCTGTGATGCCACCCCATCAGCCGCCGCCAGGGCGCACGGCGCTTGACATTCTCAAAGAGCGCTTCGCGCGCGGCGAGATCGACAAGAACGAGTTCGAGGAGCGGCGGCGGGTGCTCGGCGAGTAG
- a CDS encoding pyridoxal phosphate-dependent aminotransferase — protein MLHTIAAFDRLGEENAFAVLARATALAHQGRDIINLGIGQPDFKTPQHIVEAAIKALRDGHHGYTPANGLLATREAVVRRTLTTTGVEVSAENVMILPGGKPTMFAAILMFGEPGAEILYPDPGFPIYRSMIEFTGAAPIPVPIREENGFAFSADETLALITPKTRLLILNSPANPTGGVTPRAEIEKLVKGLEKHPQVAILSDEIYDVMTYDGETHCSLLNFPEIRDRLIVLNGWSKTWAMTGWRMGWSIWPNGEKGAYLYDKVRKLAVNCWSCVNAPSQYAGIAAIDGPQDDVEKMMRAFDNRRKIVVEGLNALPGISCITPKGAFYAFPNVSKTGWKAKKLASTLLEDAGVALIGGPDFGVLGEGYVRLSYANSEENILRALERIEAFLAK, from the coding sequence ATGCTCCACACGATCGCCGCCTTCGACCGTCTCGGCGAGGAAAATGCCTTCGCGGTGCTCGCGCGTGCCACCGCGCTTGCCCATCAGGGCCGCGACATCATCAATCTCGGCATCGGCCAGCCCGACTTCAAGACGCCGCAGCACATCGTCGAGGCGGCGATCAAGGCGCTGCGCGACGGCCATCATGGCTACACGCCCGCCAACGGGCTGCTGGCCACCCGCGAGGCGGTGGTGCGCCGCACGCTGACCACGACCGGCGTCGAGGTGTCGGCCGAAAACGTGATGATCCTGCCCGGCGGCAAGCCGACCATGTTCGCCGCGATCCTGATGTTCGGCGAACCGGGCGCGGAGATTCTCTATCCGGATCCCGGCTTTCCCATCTACCGCTCGATGATCGAGTTCACCGGCGCCGCGCCTATTCCCGTGCCGATCCGAGAGGAGAACGGCTTCGCCTTCTCGGCCGACGAGACGCTGGCGCTGATCACGCCGAAGACAAGGCTCCTGATCCTCAACTCGCCCGCCAACCCGACCGGCGGCGTCACCCCGCGGGCCGAGATCGAGAAACTGGTCAAGGGATTGGAGAAGCACCCGCAGGTGGCGATCCTGTCCGACGAGATCTACGACGTCATGACCTATGACGGCGAGACGCATTGCTCGCTGCTCAATTTCCCGGAAATCCGCGACAGGCTGATCGTGCTCAACGGCTGGTCGAAGACCTGGGCGATGACTGGCTGGCGCATGGGCTGGTCGATCTGGCCGAACGGCGAAAAGGGCGCCTATCTCTACGACAAGGTGCGCAAGCTTGCGGTCAATTGCTGGTCCTGCGTCAACGCGCCGAGCCAGTATGCCGGCATCGCGGCGATCGACGGCCCGCAGGACGATGTCGAGAAGATGATGCGCGCTTTCGACAACCGCAGGAAGATCGTGGTCGAAGGGCTGAATGCGCTGCCCGGCATTTCCTGCATCACGCCGAAGGGCGCCTTCTATGCCTTCCCCAACGTGTCGAAGACCGGCTGGAAGGCCAAGAAGCTTGCCTCGACGCTGTTGGAAGACGCCGGCGTGGCCTTGATCGGCGGTCCGGACTTCGGCGTGCTCGGCGAAGGCTATGTCCGGCTCTCCTACGCCAATTCCGAGGAGAACATCCTGCGCGCGCTGGAGCGGATCGAGGCGTTTTTGGCAAAGTAA
- a CDS encoding GNAT family protein — protein sequence MSENLKDWQPRPRPERKALEGRTVRLEPLSAAKHGDGLYEASSVADVDGRFTWLPDYPPETRAAFQPWLDKVEASEDPLFFAVIDKASGKVAGRQTLMRIDAANGVIEIGNIYWGPLISRKPAATEAQFLFTKYAFDELGYRRYEWKCNNRNEPSKRAAERFGFKFEGIFRQHLVVKGENRDTAWYSIIDKEWPALRKAYEAWLDPANFDGEGRQKRRLEDFRAEFGA from the coding sequence GTGTCGGAAAATCTGAAAGATTGGCAGCCGCGCCCGCGTCCGGAACGCAAAGCGCTCGAGGGCCGGACCGTCAGGCTCGAGCCGTTGAGCGCCGCAAAACATGGCGATGGGCTTTACGAGGCGTCGTCTGTGGCCGATGTCGATGGCCGCTTTACCTGGCTGCCGGATTATCCGCCGGAAACCCGCGCCGCGTTCCAGCCATGGCTGGACAAGGTCGAGGCGAGCGAGGATCCGCTGTTCTTCGCTGTCATCGACAAGGCGAGCGGCAAGGTTGCCGGGCGCCAGACACTGATGCGCATCGATGCCGCCAACGGCGTCATCGAGATCGGCAACATCTATTGGGGGCCGCTGATCTCGCGCAAGCCGGCGGCGACCGAAGCGCAATTCCTGTTCACCAAATATGCCTTCGACGAGCTCGGCTACCGCCGCTACGAATGGAAATGCAACAACCGCAACGAACCGTCGAAGCGCGCGGCCGAACGTTTCGGCTTCAAGTTCGAGGGCATTTTCCGCCAGCATCTTGTGGTAAAGGGCGAAAATCGCGATACGGCGTGGTATTCGATCATCGACAAGGAGTGGCCGGCTTTGCGTAAGGCCTATGAGGCCTGGCTCGATCCGGCGAATTTCGATGGCGAGGGCCGCCAGAAGCGGCGGCTCGAGGATTTCCGCGCCGAATTCGGCGCATAA
- a CDS encoding cation diffusion facilitator family transporter: MAHDHGSHGVGAHDHSHGHGAGHMHGSTDKKRVLIAACLTAGFMVAEALGGLLTGSLALLADAGHMLADAIALGLAWYAFHLAGRPATGRLTYGFARVKTLVAYTNGIAIFVIALWIVYEAWGRLIHPAPVLGGPMLVVAVAGLLVNIASFFVLHGGDREGLNMRGAILHVLGDLLGSAAAIVAALIILAIGWTPIDPILSVLVSLLILSTAWSLMREAAHVLLEGVPASLDRDLIAKDIEGAVKGVREVHHMHVWSLDGTSNMATLHACLNDGVDPHVAVSAIKKRLAAKHGIDHATVEPEFGLCADSHDEHDHRHDHDHAHDAPPDRRHYH; this comes from the coding sequence ATGGCGCACGATCACGGCTCGCATGGGGTCGGTGCACACGACCATAGCCATGGCCACGGCGCCGGGCACATGCATGGATCGACCGACAAGAAGCGGGTGCTGATCGCGGCCTGCCTGACGGCCGGCTTCATGGTCGCGGAGGCGCTCGGCGGCCTTCTCACCGGCTCGCTGGCGCTGCTTGCGGACGCCGGTCACATGCTGGCGGACGCGATCGCGCTCGGCCTTGCCTGGTATGCCTTCCATCTCGCCGGCCGCCCTGCCACCGGCCGTCTCACCTACGGCTTCGCCCGCGTGAAGACGCTGGTGGCCTACACCAACGGCATCGCCATTTTCGTCATCGCGCTATGGATCGTCTATGAAGCCTGGGGACGGTTGATTCACCCGGCGCCCGTGCTGGGCGGCCCGATGCTGGTGGTGGCAGTCGCCGGCCTGCTGGTCAACATCGCCTCCTTCTTCGTGCTGCACGGCGGCGATCGCGAGGGCCTGAACATGCGCGGCGCCATCCTGCATGTGCTGGGCGACCTGCTTGGCTCGGCCGCGGCAATCGTGGCGGCGCTGATCATCCTGGCAATCGGCTGGACGCCGATCGATCCGATCCTCTCCGTCCTGGTGTCGCTGCTCATCCTGTCGACGGCGTGGTCGCTGATGCGCGAGGCCGCGCATGTGCTGCTCGAAGGCGTGCCGGCAAGCCTCGACCGCGACCTGATCGCCAAGGATATCGAAGGCGCGGTCAAGGGCGTGCGCGAGGTGCACCACATGCATGTCTGGTCGCTCGACGGCACCAGCAACATGGCGACACTGCACGCCTGCCTGAATGACGGCGTCGATCCGCATGTGGCGGTGAGCGCCATCAAGAAACGGCTTGCCGCGAAGCACGGCATCGATCATGCGACGGTGGAGCCCGAGTTCGGCCTCTGCGCCGACAGCCATGACGAGCACGACCATCGCCATGATCACGACCACGCGCATGATGCGCCTCCTGATCGCCGCCACTATCATTGA
- the denD gene encoding D-erythronate dehydrogenase yields MRILITGAAGMVGRKLIARLAKDGTLAGRKITALDLHDIVPAQAPAIDGVEVAIHTGDFAASGAAASLVGSRPDVIFHLAGIVSGEAEANFDLGYRVNLDGTRALFDAVRLAGFAPRLVFTSSIAVFGAPFPDVIPDEFHPTPLTSYGTQKQMSEALLADYTRRGFFDGVGIRLPTICVRPGKPNKAASSFFSGIIREPLSGQEAILPVPRSVLHTHASPRSAVNFLIHAAEIDGNAVGPRRNLTMPGVAATVGEQIEALERIAGHEVVKRIREQPDETIWAIVKGWPTRFEARRARELGFAAEKNFDEIIRAHIEDELGGKIY; encoded by the coding sequence ATGAGAATTCTGATTACGGGTGCCGCCGGCATGGTGGGCCGGAAGCTGATTGCACGGCTGGCCAAGGACGGCACACTCGCCGGCCGCAAGATCACGGCGCTCGATCTGCACGACATCGTGCCGGCGCAGGCGCCGGCGATCGACGGCGTGGAAGTCGCCATCCATACCGGCGACTTCGCCGCATCCGGAGCGGCGGCAAGCCTGGTCGGTTCACGCCCGGACGTGATCTTCCACCTTGCCGGCATCGTGTCCGGCGAGGCGGAGGCCAATTTCGATCTCGGCTACCGCGTCAATCTCGACGGCACACGCGCGCTGTTCGACGCCGTGCGGCTGGCGGGCTTTGCGCCGCGCCTGGTCTTCACCTCGTCGATCGCCGTGTTCGGCGCGCCGTTCCCGGATGTCATCCCGGACGAGTTCCACCCGACGCCGCTCACCTCATACGGCACGCAGAAGCAGATGAGCGAAGCGCTGCTTGCGGACTACACGCGGCGCGGCTTCTTCGACGGCGTCGGCATCCGGCTGCCGACGATCTGCGTTCGCCCCGGCAAGCCGAACAAGGCGGCGTCGAGCTTCTTCTCAGGCATCATCCGTGAGCCCTTGAGTGGCCAGGAAGCGATCCTGCCGGTGCCGCGCTCGGTGCTGCACACCCATGCCAGCCCGCGCTCCGCCGTCAATTTCCTGATCCATGCGGCGGAGATCGACGGCAATGCGGTCGGGCCGCGGCGCAATCTCACCATGCCGGGAGTCGCTGCCACCGTCGGCGAGCAGATCGAGGCGCTGGAGCGCATCGCCGGACACGAGGTGGTGAAGCGGATCCGCGAACAGCCAGACGAGACGATCTGGGCGATCGTCAAAGGATGGCCGACGCGCTTCGAGGCGCGGCGGGCGAGGGAGCTGGGTTTTGCCGCCGAGAAGAATTTCGACGAGATCATCCGCGCTCATATCGAGGACGAGCTGGGCGGGAAGATATATTGA
- a CDS encoding nickel/cobalt transporter: protein MKPSLRLALGLLAATLVMTHLPGIAHAQSSLGIGTNDGMAPSTSGPFAHILMWINLRQQEFYHSLAAAMKAMRQDGSKLWLLVGLSFAYGIFHAAGPGHGKAVISSYMVANEVALKRGILLSFVSALLQGLTAVVVMVLAYFVLRGTAVSMTDATWFLEISSFVLVTLFGAWLLWRKLGPSIPRLLGRAPAHSLSAAHAGHSRAGHSHAGHAHAHSHASHSHAHSLSTHAHAAHTLHTHHDHDDVAHSHPHSHDHGAHDHAAHHHHDHGPGEVCETCGHSHAPDPALLSGDRFDWRTAWSAVAAVGIRPCSGALIVLSFALLNGLWLGGLLSVLAMSIGTAITVSALATLAVTAKNWAVYFAGDGYLGNRIHSIVEIGGAAFIFLVGLLLLSASLTGGA, encoded by the coding sequence ATGAAACCATCGCTGCGCTTGGCGCTTGGCCTTTTGGCCGCCACCCTGGTGATGACGCATCTGCCAGGCATCGCCCATGCCCAGAGCTCACTCGGCATCGGCACCAATGACGGCATGGCGCCAAGCACCTCCGGTCCGTTCGCCCATATCCTGATGTGGATCAATCTCAGGCAGCAGGAATTCTACCATTCGCTGGCAGCCGCGATGAAGGCGATGCGCCAGGACGGCAGCAAGCTCTGGCTGCTGGTCGGCCTTTCTTTCGCCTATGGCATCTTCCACGCCGCCGGTCCCGGGCACGGCAAGGCGGTGATCTCCTCCTATATGGTCGCCAACGAAGTGGCGCTGAAGCGCGGCATCCTGCTCTCCTTCGTCTCGGCGTTGCTGCAGGGCCTGACCGCGGTCGTGGTCATGGTGCTCGCCTATTTCGTGCTGCGCGGCACGGCGGTGTCGATGACCGACGCGACCTGGTTCCTCGAAATCTCCAGCTTTGTGCTGGTCACCCTGTTCGGCGCCTGGCTTTTGTGGCGCAAGCTCGGTCCATCGATACCGCGCCTGCTCGGCAGAGCGCCCGCCCACAGCCTGTCGGCCGCCCATGCGGGGCATTCGCGTGCCGGGCATTCCCATGCCGGGCACGCGCACGCGCATTCCCACGCAAGCCATTCCCATGCTCATTCGCTTTCGACGCATGCCCACGCGGCGCATACGCTGCACACGCATCACGACCACGATGATGTGGCGCACTCGCACCCGCATAGCCACGATCATGGCGCGCACGATCATGCAGCGCATCATCACCACGATCATGGCCCGGGCGAAGTCTGCGAGACCTGCGGCCATTCGCATGCGCCGGATCCGGCGCTGCTTTCCGGCGACCGCTTCGACTGGCGCACGGCCTGGTCGGCCGTTGCCGCCGTCGGCATTCGCCCCTGCTCAGGCGCGCTGATCGTGCTGAGCTTCGCGCTTCTCAACGGGCTTTGGCTTGGCGGACTGCTGTCGGTGCTTGCGATGTCGATCGGCACCGCGATCACCGTCTCGGCGCTGGCGACGCTCGCGGTGACGGCCAAGAACTGGGCGGTCTATTTCGCCGGCGACGGATATCTCGGCAACCGCATCCATTCGATCGTCGAGATCGGCGGCGCGGCCTTCATCTTCCTGGTTGGGCTGCTGCTTTTGTCGGCCAGCCTGACGGGCGGCGCCTGA
- a CDS encoding DUF1007 family protein has translation MHLKRQATMLASAAAVTFAAVEPAEVHPHVFAEARLDVILSEDHQSVKALRHLWRFDDLFSSTVMMEFDKNSDLKLDDKELKEVADTVHSSLAEFNYFQLVTQDGKDVPMIPPPHLMANFDNDQLIILFESEPKTPIKLAGKIDIGVYDPTFYTAIDFTDDANLTVEGLPSNCTKKVVRPDPDEAIKENQKTLTDAFFNDPTGTDMSKIFATKLELNCPPEG, from the coding sequence ATGCACCTGAAACGGCAAGCAACCATGCTGGCTTCGGCCGCAGCAGTGACATTCGCCGCGGTCGAGCCGGCCGAGGTGCATCCGCATGTCTTTGCCGAAGCCCGCCTCGACGTGATCCTGAGCGAGGATCACCAAAGCGTGAAAGCGCTGCGCCATCTGTGGCGTTTCGACGATCTGTTTTCGAGCACTGTGATGATGGAGTTCGACAAGAACTCCGATCTGAAACTTGATGACAAAGAGCTCAAGGAAGTGGCCGATACCGTCCATTCTTCGCTGGCCGAATTCAACTACTTCCAGTTGGTCACGCAGGACGGCAAGGACGTGCCGATGATCCCGCCGCCGCATCTGATGGCGAACTTCGACAATGATCAGTTGATCATCCTGTTCGAGTCCGAGCCGAAGACGCCGATCAAGCTTGCCGGCAAGATCGACATCGGCGTTTACGATCCGACATTTTACACGGCGATCGATTTCACCGACGACGCCAACCTCACCGTCGAGGGCCTGCCCTCGAACTGCACCAAGAAGGTGGTCCGCCCCGATCCCGACGAAGCGATCAAGGAGAACCAGAAGACCCTGACGGATGCGTTCTTCAACGATCCGACGGGCACCGACATGAGCAAGATCTTCGCCACCAAGCTCGAACTGAACTGCCCGCCAGAAGGATAA
- a CDS encoding LysR family transcriptional regulator — translation MDTLTRMRAFIDVVEAEGFSAAARKIGRSKALLSKYVRELEDELGALLLNRTTRQFSLTEAGHTYYQRASEIVREVDSLADAVRESSGDVRGRIKLSAARTFADAPIGQSLIDFAKQHPDIVLDIHLDDRFVDLVEEGFDLAVRISRLENSSLIARRLGPFSVKLCASPELLAKHGKPTRPQDLANMPCLVDTNGRSLANWRFKGEGEESMSVAVSGPIEVNSPIVARAAALSGLGFAMLPDFIAAPDIASGKLVTALDDRILSGTGIFAVYPHRRYLPAKVRVFVDFLVHWFRTRDGA, via the coding sequence ATGGACACATTGACCCGTATGCGCGCCTTCATCGACGTGGTCGAGGCTGAAGGCTTCTCGGCCGCAGCGCGCAAGATCGGCCGTTCAAAAGCGCTGCTGTCGAAATATGTGCGCGAGTTGGAGGACGAACTCGGCGCGCTGCTTCTGAACCGCACCACGCGCCAGTTCTCGCTGACCGAAGCCGGCCACACCTATTATCAGCGCGCTTCCGAAATCGTGCGCGAGGTCGACAGCCTGGCCGACGCCGTGCGCGAATCCTCCGGCGACGTGCGCGGCCGGATCAAGCTTTCGGCGGCGCGCACCTTCGCCGACGCGCCGATCGGCCAGTCGCTGATCGACTTCGCCAAGCAGCATCCCGACATCGTGCTCGACATCCACCTCGACGACCGCTTCGTCGACCTTGTTGAAGAGGGTTTCGACCTTGCGGTGCGCATCTCGCGGCTTGAGAACTCTTCGCTGATCGCCAGGCGCTTGGGACCGTTTTCGGTCAAGCTGTGCGCATCGCCAGAGCTGCTCGCAAAGCATGGCAAGCCGACGCGTCCACAGGATCTCGCCAACATGCCTTGCCTGGTCGACACCAACGGCCGCTCGCTGGCCAATTGGCGTTTCAAGGGTGAGGGTGAGGAGTCCATGAGCGTCGCCGTCTCCGGCCCGATCGAGGTCAACAGCCCAATTGTGGCGCGAGCTGCCGCTCTCTCCGGCCTCGGCTTCGCCATGCTGCCGGATTTCATAGCTGCTCCCGATATCGCTTCCGGTAAGTTGGTCACCGCGCTCGACGATCGCATCCTGTCGGGTACCGGTATCTTCGCCGTCTACCCGCACCGCCGCTACCTGCCCGCCAAGGTCCGCGTCTTCGTCGATTTCCTGGTGCACTGGTTCAGGACGCGAGACGGCGCGTGA